A stretch of Camelina sativa cultivar DH55 chromosome 18, Cs, whole genome shotgun sequence DNA encodes these proteins:
- the LOC104762709 gene encoding uncharacterized protein At1g04910-like, producing MNLYDSKDNVFLRRRILCLLFFVVLLCNNASTSSSSSDVITIKPRHLSLLKSALQRSSGEQSDLWRPLTDQGWSPCIDLGNSPSLPIKSEGYIQVFLDGGLNQQRMGICDAVAVAKILNATLVIPYLEVNPVWQDTSSFVDIFDVDHFIDSLKDDIRVVRELPGEYSWSTREYYGTAVRETRVKTAPVHASANWYIENVSPVLQSYGIAAISPFSHRLSFDHLPADIQRLRCKVNFQALRFVPHIRSLGDALVSRLRNPSWRNNKEQTNVDHLREMTNSHSRQEPGKFAVLHLRFDKDMAAHSACDFGGGKAEKLALAKYRQMIWQGRVLNSQFTDEELRSQGRCPLTPEEMGLLLAAFGFDNNTRLYLASHKVYGGEARISTLRQVFPRMEDKRSLASSEERARIKGKASLLAALDYYVSMHSDIFISASPGNMHNALVGHRTFENLKTIRPNMALIGQLFLNKSITWVDFQQALGEGHVNRQGQIRLRKPKQSIYTYPAPDCMCHV from the exons ATGAATCTTTATGATTCGAAAGATAATGTCTTCCTGAGAAGAAGGATTCTCTGTTTGCTCTTCTTCGTCGTTTTGCTCTGTAACAACGCTTcgacttcgtcttcttcatct GACGTGATCACGATAAAGCCAAGACATTTATCTTTGCTAAAGAGCGCTTTGCAACGG TCAAGTGGAGAACAGTCTGATCTGTGGAGGCCATTGACTGATCAAGGATGGAGTCCTTGTATTGATTTGGGAAACTCCCCTT CATTACCGATTAAATCCGAGGGATATATTCAGGTATTTCTCGATGGAGGACTTAATCAGCAGCGAATGGGGATATGTGATGCAGTTGCGGTTGCTAAGATATTAAACGCAACACTCGTGATCCCGTATCTCGAAGTGAATCCTGTTTGGCAAGATACAAG CTCTTTTGTTGATATCTTTGACGTCGATCATTTCATTGATTCGTTAAAAGATGACATAAGGGTAGTCAGAGAACTTCCTGGTGAATACTCTTGGAGTACAAGAGAGTATTACGGTACCGCAGTTCGTGAAACCCGAGTCAAAACCGCACCTGTTCATGCTTCTGCGAATTGGTATATCGAAAACGTCTCACCGGTTCTACAGAG ttatGGGATTGCTGCTATATCTCCATTCTCTCACCGTCTATCGTTTGACCACCTACCTGCTGATATCCAACGGCTAAGATGCAAAGTAAATTTCCAAGCTTTACGCTTTGTCCCCCACATTAGATCACTCGGTGATGCTCTTGTGAGCCGTCTTAGAAACCCCTCATGGAGAAATAATAAAGAACAGACCAATGTGGATCATTTAAGAGAGATGACCAACTCACACAGCAGACAAGAGCCTGGTAAATTCGCCGTGCTTCATCTTCGTTTCGACAAG GACATGGCTGCGCACTCGGCGTGTGATTTCGGCGGAGGCAAAGCCGAGAAACTTGCATTGGCGAAATACAGACAAATGATTTGGCAAGGAAGAGTTTTGAATTCACAATTCACAGATGAAGAGTTGAGAAGCCAAGGACGATGTCCTTTAACACCAGAAGAAATGGGACTTCTTTTAGCTGCTTTTGGATTTGACAACAATACTCGTCTCTATCTTGCATCCCACAAG GTATATGGAGGAGAAGCTAGAATCTCAACACTAAGACAAGTTTTCCCAAGAATGGAAGACAAAAGAAGTCTTGCTTCTTCAGAAGAACGAGCTCGAATCAAAGGCAAAGCTTCTTTGTTAGCTGCACTTGATTACTACGTAAGTATGCACAGTGACATATTCATATCTGCATCACCTGGAAACATGCACAACGCTCTTGTTGGTCATCGAACATTCGAGAATCTCAAGACAATCAGACCAAACATGGCGTTAATCGGACAACTTTTCCTCAACAAAAGCATCACTTGGGTTGATTTCCAACAAGCGCTTGGTGAAGGACATGTGAATAGACAAGGTCAGATCCGGTTACGGAAACCTAAACAGTCGATTTATACTTATCCTGCTCCGGATTGTATGTGCCATGTTTGA